Proteins encoded by one window of Bacteroidota bacterium:
- a CDS encoding aminoacyl-histidine dipeptidase, whose amino-acid sequence MSELSDLQPKALWVNFEQICKIPHPSKHEHDVVNFIKEFGISHGLETIVDEIGNVIIRKPATKGMENRVGVILQGHVDMVPQKNSTTNHDFLKDPIQAHIEGEYVKAKGTTLGGDDGIGVAAALAVLEDKEIAHGPIEALFTIDEETGMTGASNLKAGLLKGDIFLNMDSEEEGILYIGCAGGINANISFNYHSEKTPAGMSAFKLVLSGLKGGHSGADIHLGRANANKLMNRFLKHATKEFGLRMSEIDGGGLRNAIPFESFVTALVPKDKENALKEAVVKAEKIFQEEYAAVEPHISFTAEPTDIPSHVIDALTQKNLILAVYGCPNGVMRMSDSMPGLVETSNNLASVKSHDGVIDLQCLLRSSVDSSKDDLADMIQCVFELAGAKAEFADNYPGWKPNVDSPILHAVETTYKKLFGTEPCIKAIHAGLECGLLGGVYPNWDMISFGPTIQHPHSPDEQVEIKSVKKFWDLLVETLKNVPTK is encoded by the coding sequence ATGAGTGAACTTAGTGATCTACAACCCAAAGCTTTATGGGTAAATTTTGAACAAATTTGTAAAATTCCACATCCATCAAAGCACGAACATGATGTCGTGAACTTTATTAAAGAATTTGGAATTAGTCATGGTTTGGAGACTATAGTTGATGAAATAGGTAACGTCATCATTCGCAAGCCGGCCACCAAAGGAATGGAAAACCGAGTTGGAGTTATTCTGCAAGGTCACGTAGATATGGTTCCACAAAAAAATAGTACCACCAATCACGATTTCTTAAAAGATCCAATCCAGGCCCACATTGAGGGCGAGTACGTAAAAGCCAAAGGAACCACACTTGGCGGGGATGATGGCATTGGAGTTGCAGCCGCATTGGCAGTTCTTGAAGACAAGGAAATCGCCCATGGCCCGATTGAAGCTTTGTTTACTATAGACGAAGAAACAGGTATGACCGGTGCTTCAAACCTGAAAGCAGGCTTGCTTAAAGGAGATATATTCCTGAACATGGATTCTGAAGAAGAAGGTATTCTGTATATCGGTTGTGCAGGCGGGATAAATGCCAATATCAGCTTCAATTACCACAGCGAAAAGACACCTGCCGGCATGTCAGCTTTCAAACTGGTACTTTCAGGATTAAAAGGCGGACATTCTGGCGCTGATATACATTTGGGCAGGGCTAATGCCAATAAATTAATGAACCGCTTTTTAAAACATGCGACCAAAGAATTTGGTTTGCGCATGTCAGAAATTGACGGAGGCGGATTGCGCAATGCCATTCCTTTTGAATCCTTTGTAACAGCTCTGGTACCTAAAGATAAAGAAAATGCGCTGAAAGAAGCAGTTGTCAAAGCAGAAAAAATTTTCCAGGAAGAATATGCAGCTGTTGAACCACACATTAGTTTTACCGCTGAACCAACAGATATTCCATCTCATGTAATTGATGCTCTTACCCAAAAGAACTTAATCCTTGCGGTTTACGGTTGTCCCAATGGGGTGATGCGGATGAGTGATTCTATGCCAGGACTGGTTGAGACCTCAAATAATCTGGCAAGTGTCAAATCACATGACGGAGTAATCGACTTACAATGCCTGCTTCGTAGTTCAGTGGATTCTTCAAAAGATGACCTGGCCGATATGATTCAATGTGTTTTCGAGCTGGCCGGAGCAAAAGCAGAATTTGCAGACAATTACCCGGGCTGGAAACCCAACGTTGATTCTCCAATTTTACATGCCGTAGAAACAACTTATAAGAAATTGTTCGGTACCGAACCTTGCATTAAGGCTATTCATGCCGGACTGGAATGTGGATTACTCGGAGGAGTTTATCCTAACTGGGATATGATTTCATTCGGGCCTACTATTCAACATCCACACTCCCCAGATGAACAGGTTGAAATCAAATCTGTTA
- a CDS encoding PqqD family protein, whose translation MNFFKRKKLLKKLNLLEMTPVQLHQSTIEENGKVVLIIPKFKNEAFARWFIPHRKSISFRVELDETGSALWRLIDGTRKVLQICEEIELLLAGEHKPADNIETRVAKFLGQLYRQGYITFKELE comes from the coding sequence ATGAATTTTTTTAAACGGAAGAAATTACTTAAAAAGCTCAACCTCCTGGAGATGACTCCTGTGCAACTTCATCAATCTACTATTGAGGAAAACGGGAAAGTTGTGCTGATCATTCCCAAGTTTAAAAATGAAGCTTTTGCCAGATGGTTTATCCCGCACAGAAAGTCAATTTCGTTCAGGGTAGAACTTGACGAAACAGGTTCTGCACTCTGGCGTCTTATAGACGGAACCCGGAAGGTCTTGCAAATCTGCGAAGAGATAGAATTATTGCTTGCCGGGGAACACAAACCTGCGGACAATATTGAGACAAGAGTGGCAAAATTTCTAGGACAGCTCTATCGTCAAGGATATATTACTTTTAAAGAACTTGAATGA